Proteins from a genomic interval of Phocoena phocoena chromosome 20, mPhoPho1.1, whole genome shotgun sequence:
- the ZNF180 gene encoding zinc finger protein 180 has product MANGRVGSPRTLVLPEDVQLGTSGPCPCLEESMEERDEKPPGPLEASAQDCLLPQEIIVKVERDDAGSLAVASQEGVNFHRVTVDFTQEEEGTLNPARRTLDRDVILENHRHLVSWESATALGRRESTSKQSIFGDEPSHRVKIERLTRDDPWLSSCEEVQDCKELLEKQREKQERLLKEVTFTHRTAISHERACKSDDLEEKRGPNNSLLSPQMIPIRNHFHKHASHVKKLHYNSMVNTHQMINDSEKLCENKECGNLPQSIHFIQFTKAQTEDKSYGFSDSIQHFSHDKPLNLHEKIHAQGKSFDFKEHGQVLNHSISHNEQQRIPVEESQYKCNKTSQSSSLAQNMRNHSEEKPFECNQCGKSFSWSSHLVAHQRTHTGEKPYECNECGKSFSRSSHLVSHQRTHTGEKPYRCNQCGKSFSQSYVLVVHQRTHTGEKPYECSQCGKSFRQSYKLIAHQRTHTGEKPYECNQCGKSFIQSYKLIAHQRIHTGEKPYECNQCGKSFSQSYKLVAHQRSHTGEKPFECNQCGKSFSWSSQLVAHQRTHTGEKPYECNECGKSFNRSSHLVMHQRTHTGEKPYECNQCGKSFSQSYVLVVHQRTHTGEKPYECSQCGKSFRQSSCLTQHQRTHTGEKPYECNQCGKTFSLSARLIVHQRTHTGEKPFTCNQCGKAFINSSKLIRHQATHIEEKPYECN; this is encoded by the exons ATGGCG AATGGGCGCGTGGGCAGTCCTAGGACCCTGGTACTGCCTGAGGATGTCCAG CTCGGGACCTCAGGCCCCTGCCCGTGCCTGGAGGAGAGCATGGAAGAGCGGGATGAGAAGCCCCCGGGACCCCTGGAGGCCAGCGCGCAG GACTGTCTCCTTCCTCAGGAGATTATCGTCAAGGTCGAGAGAGACGATGCCGGGTCACTGGCCGTTGCATCCCAG GAAGGAGTGAACTTCCATAGAGTGACTGTGGACTTCACTCAGGAGGAAGAAGGCACTTTGAACCCTGCCCGGAGGACCCTGGACAGAGATGTGATCCTGGAGAACCACAGGCACCTAGTCTCTTGGG AGTCGGCAACTGCACTTGGAAGAAGAGAATCAACATCAAAGCAGAGCATTTTTGGTGATGAGCCATCCCACAGAGTGAAGATAGAAAGGTTGACAAGGGATGATCCTTGGTTATCTTCATGTGAAGAAGTTCAGGATTGTAAGGAGCTTTTGGAGAAGCAACGGGAAAAACAAGAGAGACTTTTGAAGGAAGTGACATTCACTCACAGAACAGCTATTAGTCATGAGAGAGCCTGCAAAAGTGATGACCTTGAGGAGAAGCGTGGTCCAAATAACAGTCTTCTTTCACCACAGATGATACCCATAAGAAACCATTTTCATAAACATGCTTCACATGTTAAAAAATTGCATTATAATTCTATGGTAAACACTCATCAGATGATTAATGATAGTGAGAAACTCtgtgaaaataaagaatgtggaAACCTCCCCCAGAGCATTCATTTTATTCAGTTTACAAAAGCTCAAACAGAAGATAAATCCTATGGATTTAGTGACAGTATTCAACACTTTAGCCATGATAAACCCCTAAATCTACATGAGAAAATACATGCACAAGGAAAATCCTTTGATTTTAAGGAACATGGGCAAGTTTTGAACCACAGCATATCCCATAATGAACAACAGAGAATCCCTGTTGAAGAGAGTCagtataaatgtaataaaacctCCCAGAGTTCATCCCTTGCTCAAAACATGAGAAATCATTCTGAAGAGAAACCCTTTGAATGTAATCAGTGTGGGAAATCCTTCAGCTGGAGCTCTCATCTTGTTGCACATCAGAGAACTCACACAGgggagaaaccttatgaatgtaacGAGTGTGGGAAATCATTCAGCCGCAGCTCTCACCTCGTTTCCCATCAGAGaactcatactggagagaaaccttatagGTGCAATCAGTGTGGAAAATCCTTTAGCCAGAGCTATGTCCTTGTCGTGCATCAgagaactcacactggagagaagccttATGAATGCAGTCAGTGTGGAAAGTCATTCAGGCAGAGCTACAAACTTATTGCACATCAAAGAACtcatactggagagaagccctacGAATGTAATCAATGTGGGAAATCATTTATCCAGAGCTATAAGCTTATTGCCCATcaaagaattcatactggagaaaaGCCCTATGAATGCAATCAATGTGGAAAGTCCTTTAGTCAAAGTTACAAACTTGTTGCGCATCAGAGGAGTCACACAGGAGAAAAACCCTTTGAATGTAATCAGTGTGGAAAGTCCTTCAGCTGGAGTTCTCAACTGGTTGCACACCAACGaactcatactggagagaaaccctacgaATGTAATGAGTGTGGGAAATCTTTCAACCGCAGTTCTCACCTTGTTATGCATCAGAGAACTCAtactggagaaaaaccctatgaatgtaatcaGTGTGGGAAGTCCTTCAGCCAGAGTTATGTTCTTGTTGTACATCAGAGAACTCATACTGGAGAAAAGCCCTATGAATGCAGCCAGTGTGGGAAATCCTTCAGGCAGAGTTCATGCCTTACTCAACATCAGAGaactcatactggagagaaaccctatgaatgtaaccAATGTGGAAAAACATTCAGCTTGAGTGCTCGACTTATTGTACATCAAAGaactcatactggagagaaaccctttaCATGTAATCAGTGTGGGAAAGCTTTCATTAATAGTTCTAAACTTATTAGGCATCAGGCAACTCATATTgaagagaaaccctatgaatgtaactAG